In Thermodesulfobacteriota bacterium, the following proteins share a genomic window:
- a CDS encoding response regulator, with the protein MENVQRIMVVDDEKEICQNVEKILGKGDFEIVTARSAKEALELMAKQSFELLISDIVMPEMNGLSLLKLAKQQWPLTKAIIMTAYASTDTAMKAIRLGALDYIQKPFTPDELRTTVDNALSGKLAEAAVAHQEREAIEVIGIDIPYDRDEVVRQTSEDYADRLNRSDMPEMKIAPAETLENYCALGEMVCDIFKKLGSTCKGGKKKNECPQKAKKAAAKPAGSQVDVKKLIGIDLPFDYEEVVAATSAEYVTHMGRDGFAFMPYEELKKSVPAVKTAPAEDVTAGDILVVDDEVAVNNNVRKILAKNGLSVDQALSKDEALAKVNRNSYKLVLLDLRMPGVQGLELLKAITETRPETRVVIITGYASIETAVESARIGAIDYLPKPFTPDDLRQVTGNALRLAA; encoded by the coding sequence ATGGAAAACGTTCAAAGAATCATGGTGGTGGATGACGAAAAAGAGATTTGCCAGAATGTCGAAAAGATCCTCGGCAAAGGGGACTTCGAAATCGTTACGGCCCGGAGTGCCAAGGAGGCCCTGGAACTGATGGCCAAACAGTCTTTTGAACTGCTCATTTCAGACATTGTCATGCCGGAGATGAACGGGCTTTCCTTACTGAAACTGGCCAAGCAGCAGTGGCCCCTGACCAAAGCCATCATCATGACCGCCTATGCCTCCACCGATACGGCCATGAAGGCCATCCGCCTGGGCGCCCTGGATTATATTCAGAAGCCCTTTACCCCCGATGAGTTGAGGACAACGGTCGACAACGCTCTGTCCGGCAAGCTGGCGGAAGCGGCGGTGGCGCACCAGGAAAGAGAAGCCATCGAAGTGATCGGAATCGATATTCCCTATGATCGTGACGAGGTTGTCAGGCAGACCAGCGAGGACTATGCCGACCGTCTGAACCGTTCCGACATGCCGGAAATGAAGATCGCGCCGGCGGAAACCCTGGAAAACTATTGCGCCCTGGGCGAAATGGTCTGCGACATTTTCAAAAAACTCGGATCCACCTGCAAAGGCGGAAAAAAGAAGAATGAGTGCCCCCAGAAGGCGAAAAAAGCCGCGGCCAAACCCGCCGGCAGCCAGGTTGACGTAAAAAAACTGATCGGCATTGATCTGCCGTTTGACTACGAGGAAGTGGTCGCGGCTACCAGCGCTGAATACGTGACGCATATGGGCCGGGACGGATTCGCGTTCATGCCCTATGAAGAACTGAAAAAGTCGGTCCCCGCCGTAAAGACCGCCCCCGCGGAAGACGTGACCGCCGGAGATATTCTGGTCGTGGACGACGAAGTGGCCGTCAACAACAACGTCAGAAAGATACTGGCCAAAAACGGTCTTTCGGTGGATCAGGCCCTTTCCAAGGACGAGGCCCTGGCCAAGGTCAACCGGAACTCCTACAAACTGGTCCTCCTGGATTTGAGAATGCCCGGGGTCCAGGGACTGGAACTCCTGAAGGCCATCACCGAAACCCGGCCGGAGACCCGGGTGGTCATCATCACCGGATACGCCAGCATCGAAACAGCCGTGGAGTCGGCCCGGATCGGCGCCATCGACTATCTGCCCAAACCGTTTACGCCGGATGACCTGCGCCAGGTCACCGGCAATGCGTTGCGACTGGCGGCCTGA